A genome region from Gossypium hirsutum isolate 1008001.06 chromosome A04, Gossypium_hirsutum_v2.1, whole genome shotgun sequence includes the following:
- the LOC107921162 gene encoding calcium-dependent protein kinase 26 — MKIVKEEKGQGEETLSQRQKSKVTQRQQSSMTRQQSMSMSTPMQRQQSTLQRQQSKVTQRQQSKAPPQRLESKPSQVAVAAATAAVAGKEEAKADAAKPGKPHNVKRQSCAGLKVDAVLQTKTGNLKEYYNLGKKLGQGQFGTTFLCVEKGTGKEYACKSIAKRKLVTPEDVDDVKREIQIMHHLAGHPNVVTIKEAYEDSVAVHVVMELCAGGELFDRIVQRGHYSERKAAELARTIVGVVEACHSMGVMHRDLKPENFLFVNEQEDSPLQAIDFGLSIFFKPGEVLSDVVGSPYYVAPEVLQKHYGPEADVWSAGVIVYILLSGVPPFWGETEQEIFEEVLHGELDFTSDPWPNISESAKDLVKKMLVRDAKKRITAHEVLRHPWVQVDGVAPDKPLDSVVLSRMKQFSAMNKLKKMALKVIAQRLSEEEIAGLKEMFKIIDTDNSGQITYDELKDGLKRFGADQDESEFRALMQAADVNNNGTIDYEEFVAATLHLNKIEREDNLMAAFSYFDKDGSGYITQDELQKACQEFGIEEIHLDEMIGEVDQDNDGRIDYNEFVAMMQKGNPDLGKKTLGIKEALPPS, encoded by the exons ATGAAGATTGTGAAGGAAGAGAAAGGACAAGGAGAAGAGACCCTAAGCCAAAGGCAAAAATCAAAGGTTACCCAAAGACAACAATCGTCTATGACGAGGCAACAATCAATGTCAATGTCTACGCCTATGCAAAGACAACAATCAACCCTCCAAAGACAACAATCAAAGGTTACCCAAAGGCAACAATCTAAGGCTCCCCCTCAAAGACTTGAATCCAAACCATCACAGGTTGCAGTTGCAGCAGCGACCGCAGCGGTGGCGGGGAAGGAAGAGGCTAAGGCTGATGCTGCAAAACCTGGGAAGCCTCATAATGTGAAGAGGCAATCATGTGCAGGGCTGAAGGTGGATGCTGTGTTGCAAACCAAGACAGGTAATTTGAAGGAATATTATAACTTGGGGAAGAAGTTAGGGCAAGGCCAGTTTGGGACAACTTTTCTTTGTGTGGAGAAAGGTACCGGAAAGGAGTATGCTTGTAAATCTATTGCGAAAAGGAAACTTGTTACTCCAGAAGATGTTGATGATGTCAAGAGGGAAATTCAGATAATGCATCACTTGGCTGGCCACCCTAATGTTGTCACCATCAAAGAGGCTTATGAGGATTCCGTGGCGGTTCATGTTGTCATGGAGCTGTGTGCCGGGGGAGAACTCTTTGATAGAATTGTACAGAGAGGGCATTATTCTGAAAGAAAGGCGGCTGAACTAGCAAGAACGATAGTTGGTGTTGTGGAAGCCTGCCACTCCATGGGAGTAATGCATAGGGATCTTAAGCCTGAAAATTTCCTTTTCGTTAATGAACAAGAGGATTCACCCCTTCAAGCCATTGATTTCGGATTATCGATATTCTTCAAGCCTG GGGAAGTCTTATCTGATGTGGTTGGAAGCCCATACTATGTTGCACCCGAGGTTTTGCAGAAGCATTATGGTCCAGAAGCAGATGTGTGGAGTGCTGGAGTGATCGTTTACATTCTCTTGAGTGGGGTACCTCCATTCTGGGGTG AAACTGAACAAGAGATATTTGAAGAGGTTTTGCACGGTGAGCTTGACTTCACATCTGATCCTTGGCCTAACATCTCTGAAAGTGCTAAAGATTTAGTGAAAAAAATGCTTGTCAGAGATGCTAAAAAGCGGATAACTGCACATGAAGTACTGC GCCATCCTTGGGTACAGGTTGATGGGGTGGCTCCAGACAAGCCACTTGATTCCGTAGTATTAAGCCGCATGAAGCAGTTTTCTGCAATGAACAAGCTAAAGAAAATGGCCTTAAAG GTCATTGCTCAGAGACTTTCTGAAGAAGAAATAGCAGGTTTGAAGGAAATGTTCAAGATCATAGACACAGATAACAGTGGTCAAATCACATATGATGAACTCAAAGATGGATTGAAAAGATTTGGTGCAGACCAAGATGAGTCAGAATTCCGTGCTCTAATGCAGGCG GCGGACGTTAATAATAATGGTACAATTGACTACGAGGAATTCGTAGCTGCAACATTGCATCTAAACAAGATTGAGAGGGAAGATAATCTCATGGCAGCCTTCTCGTATTTCGACAAAGATGGCAGTGGCTACATCACTCAAGATGAGCTTCAAAAAGCTTGTCAAGAATTCGGTATTGAGGAAATCCACTTGGATGAAATGATCGGAGAAGTTGATCAGGACAAT GATGGCCGGATAGATTACAATGAGTTTGTGGCAATGATGCAGAAAGGCAACCCTGATCTTGGTAAGAAGACCCTCGGAATTAAAGAGGCATTGCCACCTAGCTGA